In a genomic window of Infirmifilum sp. NZ:
- a CDS encoding class I SAM-dependent methyltransferase: protein MPVINRIKETLFTLATKTLLKIYLTPQKLQEFQGLRLLLLPGCFPPLRTVTTELLSIAFTAIPLSAGRAVDVGCGPGSLTLLLAGKGFYAVGTDVSVTCLKAARVNAIRNGVYSLTDFVACDAGSCLRSGSADVCVTNPPFLPYERKDDRDLPLAGGRELEVFKAMVRDCYRVAKKRGWALFAVSDLASGKPPHSLGVVLARGRGLGDNIYVVLLKPGAYRSSESAQP, encoded by the coding sequence GTGCCTGTCATAAACCGCATCAAGGAGACCCTATTCACGCTTGCTACAAAAACTTTGCTTAAGATCTACCTCACCCCTCAGAAGCTCCAGGAATTCCAGGGGCTCCGCCTTCTACTACTCCCGGGTTGCTTCCCCCCGCTCAGGACCGTCACCACCGAGCTGCTCTCGATCGCATTCACCGCGATCCCGCTAAGCGCCGGGCGCGCGGTGGACGTCGGGTGCGGTCCGGGTAGCCTCACGCTTCTCCTTGCTGGGAAGGGCTTCTACGCTGTCGGGACCGACGTCTCAGTTACGTGTCTAAAGGCGGCTAGGGTGAACGCGATCCGCAACGGGGTCTACAGCCTGACCGACTTCGTGGCGTGCGACGCGGGGAGCTGCCTGAGGAGTGGGTCGGCGGACGTCTGCGTGACGAACCCTCCCTTTCTGCCCTACGAGCGGAAAGACGACAGAGACCTGCCCCTCGCGGGCGGCAGAGAGCTTGAGGTCTTCAAAGCAATGGTGAGGGATTGCTACCGCGTCGCGAAGAAGAGGGGCTGGGCTCTCTTCGCGGTGAGCGACCTAGCCTCCGGGAAGCCGCCCCACAGTCTTGGAGTTGTTCTGGCGAGGGGCAGGGGCTTGGGGGACAACATCTACGTCGTGTTGCTCAAACCAGGGGCTTACCGCTCCTCTGAGAGCGCTCAGCCCTGA